The genomic segment ggaaattttgatttgagagattttcGTGAATATTTATACGATTTGGTATAATTTTTGGGATAAAAAGGTGCTATTAATATTTGGAATAAAAAGGTGCTATATTACAGTATACTATTCAACTTTGAAATTCGTCCATTATCAACTTTCTGACTCGAGCTTCTCGGTTCctaattagaaataaaaatcgATTTAGGTTTTAGGATTCTACGAGTGTGTGTTAATAGTCTTAACAAATTGGTCTGCCACGAGATCATACTCTTCAAAGGTCATTAACAAAATTGCATCCGATTAttgttaacaaaacaaaacgcaTAACCAACATAAATCCGCAACACAACTACTAGAAGAACcaaacaaactaaacaaaaacttGCAGGTACTTCTCATTCATTCACATACCAGATTTGTCAACTCCAAGATCATCAAGTTCTTTACTCTTCTTATTCATCCAACCATCCAGATATATACCAAGTGTAATAGTAATCATTCGTATTACTCTCATATACCAAACTTTacaatcttttcttttatgcTGTCAACAACAAAACATTCTACAACTATAAATAATGACGTGTTTACATTTGTAACCAGAGAGACAGCATGATAGATGAACAGTTCGgttctgttatatatatatatatatatatatagcctttttatacattacatatatgtataaatttttgtataaacaCATCCAGGATAGATGTTGTCATGTGCCTGGAAAAGAGCTAGGTGTGGTGCTTTGTAGGATGATGAAAGCGCAAACaacagaaagagagaaaacagacACCCAAGTATTCTCTGTGTACATCTCCATCGCGTCTGTTAATGATAACCTCGTCCTGTTCTCTGCCCAGTTCCTTAGTCTGTCTGCTTCCGCCGCATATAACGCCCGTCCCTGCAAACACAAATATCTTAGTAAAAAATCggagaaaaagacaaaaactaaCACTGAAATGAAACCTGGCTTGAAGACTCTACTTACTTGGTCATCGAACCATCGGCCTCTCCTGAGCCAGGAAGTGACAATAGCTAACAATATCCGAGGAGGAGTCAGGTAATTGACAGCTTTTCCTGAACCTTTCACAACTCGCATGCGTGGTACCAAAGTTCTAGCTACTGTCTCAGGAAGCTCGCAGATTATGTTAAACATCTGCTTGTTTTTTATGCTCGAACCACTGGCAAAAAGGTTGGAAATTAACTAACTAAGTATTTGGTTGTTCGTTACAACGCTTCAATCAAAACTCATACGTAACCTGTATATGCGGCATGCATATACCTGAGAAGAAGTTCGGTCAAAACCATGCCAGGGGATGCAGTGTGCAGGCCAACCTTTACTTTTTGGCTTTCTTTCACAATAGACCCATGAAATTGCCTAAGTCCACATTTTGTTGACCCATATCTGCAAAAAAGAGCTCAAGATGACAAAAGACTCAGAAAAATTTGTTCCAATTAGTTAGAGGTCAGTAAGTATcaaatgaatttgattttacttaCACTGCTGTGAGAGGAGTACTAGAACCCCCAGAACCAGCACCATCCATGTTAAAGATGTGCCCACCGTTGTGCTGTTTGCTCATCACATCCATCGCCCCTCGTGTACATAGAATCGATCCAATCAAATTTGTGGAGACAATCTAACAAAAATTTCAATTACAATTAGTAGACTGAGAAACTTCACCATAGAGCTCAAGCTGAAATAAAGCTTTAGGTTCAAAAAGGACTTTTACCTGTTTGATATCTTCTTCAGTGAACTCGAGCAGCGGTCTAAAACCTTTGTTAGTACCAGCATTGTTTATCTGTCCAAATTTGAATAAAGACGAGAGTGAGTAAACAAACATATGatctaaaatacaaaaagttaGAAGACGGTACaatgaaatatatttgtttttaccCATATGTTGATGGAACCAAGCTCTTTCACAGCAAAATTCGACAGCTTCTCAACGTCCTCGGGTTTGCAAACATCACAGGCAATACCAACTACCTTAGCATCACTCAGTTTCTTTCTAGCAGACTCACTAGCACTATTCATAATCTCTTTGAGATTTTGCTCAAGCTCTTTGACAGTCATATCAACAGATTCAGAACTgatttcacaccaaaaaaaaaaaacacaaagcataaaGACTTCATTTCATGATAAGAACTCATCCATAATTTTCACTATCAATTTAGCAACCTGCGAGATGTGACAATGACTCTGTCTCCAGAGAGAAGAAATTCTCTAGCAAGAGCTTTCCCTAGTCCTC from the Camelina sativa cultivar DH55 chromosome 12, Cs, whole genome shotgun sequence genome contains:
- the LOC104732461 gene encoding probable chlorophyll(ide) b reductase NYC1, chloroplastic, which gives rise to MTSLTKIQVYPRVLEHRLFFRDPIRVGSRLNCRERNSRVCVHRCESDSGEKKVERRRKVEKSNGWWSSLKSGVLDVSKLGFLSKDEFNHKVEKLEMVFSSIAVQIARYIVTMTSTGAILLIGFQLSGGDGSMNSLVWYSWLGGIIIGTMIGSNMVLEDHYRAGPRNVVITGSTRGLGKALAREFLLSGDRVIVTSRSSESVDMTVKELEQNLKEIMNSASESARKKLSDAKVVGIACDVCKPEDVEKLSNFAVKELGSINIWINNAGTNKGFRPLLEFTEEDIKQIVSTNLIGSILCTRGAMDVMSKQHNGGHIFNMDGAGSGGSSTPLTAVYGSTKCGLRQFHGSIVKESQKVKVGLHTASPGMVLTELLLSGSSIKNKQMFNIICELPETVARTLVPRMRVVKGSGKAVNYLTPPRILLAIVTSWLRRGRWFDDQGRALYAAEADRLRNWAENRTRLSLTDAMEMYTENTWVSVFSLSVVCAFIILQSTTPSSFPGT